The following coding sequences lie in one Hyalangium ruber genomic window:
- a CDS encoding radical SAM protein, translated as MDHEASQLLRVRELRALLRRGEDPPPLHVEIHPTDVCNHRCAWCFHGGTGFDPRRKHELMQLAEYGALFQELRRLEVRNLSISGGGEPTLDPRLPELLDAAVTAGLRVRMVTHGTHLSPAVLERLAGAHEVRVSLDANAPATYAAARQVPPSFFERALSTVRALVALRDTHAPSLRVGTTFVLNEANQGEALGFARRMLGFEVDAIIFKTDIDAQRHLGSAAYARALEGVRALDDRRIEARPHAASEPRGHPCFVPFFKVAFNPYGELFSCCLGSQPGEKNGLRLGSLRGSTFANLWADSRALREQLQRGVSCTTCNATDALLNQLMRAEA; from the coding sequence ATGGACCACGAGGCGAGCCAGCTGCTCCGTGTTCGAGAGCTGCGCGCCCTGCTTCGCCGAGGAGAGGATCCGCCGCCGCTCCACGTGGAGATCCACCCCACGGACGTGTGCAACCACCGGTGCGCCTGGTGCTTTCACGGCGGCACCGGCTTCGACCCACGGCGCAAGCACGAGCTGATGCAGCTGGCCGAGTACGGCGCGCTCTTCCAGGAGCTGCGGCGACTGGAGGTGCGGAACCTCTCGATCTCCGGTGGTGGCGAGCCGACGCTCGATCCCCGCCTGCCGGAGCTGCTGGACGCGGCCGTGACGGCTGGGCTGCGCGTGCGCATGGTGACGCATGGAACCCACCTCTCCCCCGCCGTGCTGGAGCGGCTGGCGGGCGCCCACGAGGTACGCGTGAGCCTCGATGCCAACGCCCCCGCCACCTACGCCGCGGCGCGCCAGGTTCCTCCTTCCTTCTTCGAGCGGGCCCTGAGCACGGTGCGCGCCCTGGTGGCGCTCCGCGACACGCACGCGCCCTCGCTTCGCGTGGGCACCACCTTCGTCCTCAACGAGGCCAACCAGGGCGAGGCGCTCGGCTTCGCGCGACGCATGCTCGGGTTCGAGGTGGACGCCATCATCTTCAAGACGGACATCGACGCGCAGCGGCACCTCGGGTCAGCGGCGTATGCGCGAGCGCTCGAGGGCGTCCGCGCGCTCGATGACCGACGCATCGAGGCCCGGCCCCACGCGGCGTCGGAACCTCGGGGACACCCCTGCTTCGTCCCCTTCTTCAAGGTCGCTTTCAACCCGTATGGAGAGCTCTTCTCGTGTTGTCTGGGCTCCCAGCCGGGAGAGAAGAACGGCCTGCGGCTCGGCTCGCTTCGGGGCTCCACCTTCGCCAACCTGTGGGCCGACAGCCGTGCCCTGCGCGAGCAACTCCAGCGCGGTGTCTCCTGCACTACCTGCAACGCCACCGACGCGCTGCTCAACCAGCTCATGC